One region of Demequina sp. TMPB413 genomic DNA includes:
- a CDS encoding TFIIB-type zinc ribbon-containing protein: protein MTTEQPPPAPSPEPGLPIPPMPEAEQPEYVELATPGGAADGVVRCQQCGASEVNFRSDTAEFQCAYCRFTWKEQSLDEAMKLSEGIGELRGTTVSSAAVDIIDDAALVTMKCTGCGSEVVIDTDHNLRARCHWCKHELSLNNRIPNGAVPDGILPFSVTKAQAMANISAFVNERKTFAHPGFSSTFTPENVMGVYMPYMTVDGNVDVRLDGEGEVLRRTVRVNDKQTEYHADRYTVMRELSMEIDDLIVETSSDRADIHSTVSTNNIINAVLPFDVKNMVRFNSNFLGAEYTSERRDMDVDAAEAYAASHFMTLARAGAQPSVRGYDRGVEWTSEQVNVKGSRWTAVLLPVWLYGFVETRGSRQITHYIAVNGRTGATMGSVPINRKKAALVAWGTAAAISVVTWPIALAVLVMG, encoded by the coding sequence ATGACGACTGAGCAACCGCCGCCAGCGCCTTCGCCAGAACCGGGCCTGCCGATCCCGCCCATGCCGGAAGCGGAACAGCCGGAGTACGTCGAGTTAGCCACGCCTGGAGGCGCTGCTGATGGCGTGGTCAGGTGTCAGCAGTGTGGTGCGAGCGAGGTGAACTTCCGCTCGGATACCGCCGAGTTCCAGTGCGCCTACTGCCGCTTCACATGGAAAGAGCAGAGCCTCGACGAGGCGATGAAACTCAGCGAAGGCATCGGCGAGCTTCGCGGCACGACCGTCTCGAGCGCCGCAGTCGACATCATCGACGACGCCGCCCTAGTGACGATGAAGTGCACGGGTTGCGGTTCGGAAGTGGTGATCGACACCGACCACAATCTGCGTGCGCGATGCCACTGGTGCAAGCACGAATTGTCGCTCAACAACCGCATCCCCAACGGCGCGGTGCCCGACGGGATCCTGCCTTTTTCCGTCACGAAGGCGCAGGCGATGGCGAACATCAGCGCCTTTGTCAACGAACGCAAGACGTTCGCACACCCTGGGTTCTCGAGCACGTTCACGCCCGAGAACGTGATGGGCGTCTACATGCCGTACATGACCGTCGACGGCAACGTCGACGTGCGCCTGGACGGCGAGGGCGAAGTCTTGAGGCGCACGGTGCGGGTCAACGACAAGCAGACCGAGTATCACGCAGACAGGTACACCGTCATGCGCGAGTTGTCGATGGAAATCGACGACCTCATTGTCGAGACTTCCTCCGACAGGGCTGATATTCACTCGACGGTGAGCACCAACAACATCATCAATGCGGTGCTGCCTTTTGATGTGAAGAACATGGTGCGCTTCAACAGCAACTTCCTTGGCGCCGAGTACACGTCGGAGCGGCGCGACATGGACGTTGACGCAGCAGAGGCGTACGCGGCGAGCCACTTCATGACTCTCGCGAGGGCGGGCGCGCAGCCATCGGTGCGCGGCTACGACCGCGGCGTCGAGTGGACATCGGAGCAGGTCAACGTGAAGGGCAGCCGCTGGACGGCTGTGCTGCTGCCGGTGTGGCTCTATGGCTTCGTCGAGACACGAGGGAGCCGCCAAATCACGCACTACATCGCCGTGAATGGCCGCACTGGCGCCACGATGGGAAGCGTGCCGATCAACCGGAAAAAGGCGGCCCTCGTGGCATGGGGCACCGCCGCCGCTATCTCGGTCGTGACGTGGCCGATTGCCTTGGCAGTCTTGGTGATGGGCTGA
- a CDS encoding ClbS/DfsB family four-helix bundle protein, whose translation MGRPQSRDELLDASEASFAKLMSLVDSLSDEQQLAEFAFEDRDRNVRDVLVHLHEWHLLLLAWVHSNLAGKTAPFLPAGYTWSNYAGLNVEFRDRHSETTLDQARQLVATSRAAVRAVIGERTDEELFTKKHYPWTGTTSLGAYCISATSSHDEWAMKKIRKHAKGAPA comes from the coding sequence ATGGGGCGTCCTCAGTCAAGAGACGAGTTGCTGGATGCGAGTGAGGCGAGCTTTGCAAAACTGATGTCGCTCGTTGACTCGCTCAGCGACGAGCAGCAGCTCGCCGAGTTCGCTTTCGAGGACCGAGACCGCAACGTGCGAGACGTGCTGGTTCACCTGCACGAATGGCACCTCTTGCTGCTCGCGTGGGTTCACTCGAATCTCGCAGGCAAGACCGCGCCGTTCCTCCCAGCCGGCTATACGTGGAGCAACTATGCGGGGCTCAACGTGGAGTTCAGGGACAGGCATTCAGAGACGACTCTTGACCAGGCGCGCCAACTGGTGGCCACTTCTCGTGCTGCAGTGCGGGCCGTCATCGGAGAGCGCACTGACGAGGAGCTGTTCACCAAGAAGCACTACCCGTGGACTGGCACGACGTCGCTCGGCGCCTATTGCATCTCCGCTACGTCGAGTCATGACGAGTGGGCGATGAAGAAGATTCGCAAGCACGCCAAGGGCGCGCCAGCATAG
- a CDS encoding ABC transporter ATP-binding protein, whose product MSHPPAGSRRAATGGGMRGRGLTSGADPDALRAENAAAPEIPHLWRRVGALFVPYRPQLVLTAVLVLATSAATVVPPLIVQRIFDQALFPSDGVGGIAGPRLGLLTELVGLMIAIFVASAGLGVWQTWVTSTVGNKVTGDLRVTLFDRLQRMELAFFTRTKTGVIQSRLQNDVGGVAGVLTTFVSSIVGNTATVVASLVAMIVLDWRLTLLAVILMPALVVAQRRVGLVRQRIAARTQESLSEMTSITQETLSVSGILLSKVYNRQRLESARYAAENRNLIRLQVQQAMSGQWFFGLVTVIMSSVPAVIYLAAGWLLARSGQSGGEAISAGTVVAFTTIQARLLFPLMALMRVALEIQTSRALFARIFEYLDLTPAIADRDDARDVSDAPGPLGAIEFRDVSFRYPDAKEDSTPTLDGVSFTAQPGQTHAFVGPSGAGKTTIVYLAARLHEATSGEVRFAGEDVRALVAESVVEQVGVVTQETYLFHATIAENLRYAKPDATDDELEQACAAANIHETIVGFEHGYDTVVGERGYRLSGGEKQRIAIARVLLKDPPVLLLDEATSALDTVSERVVQVALDRAAKGRTTLVVAHRLSTVADADVIHVVDGGRIVETGTHSELVAAGGLYARLAAQQLD is encoded by the coding sequence ATGTCCCACCCGCCTGCTGGCTCGCGCCGCGCCGCCACCGGCGGGGGCATGCGCGGTCGAGGGCTGACCTCTGGGGCCGACCCCGACGCTTTGCGCGCCGAGAACGCCGCCGCACCAGAAATCCCGCACTTGTGGCGACGCGTCGGCGCCTTGTTTGTGCCGTACCGGCCACAACTCGTGCTCACGGCCGTGCTCGTGCTGGCGACCTCTGCGGCCACGGTGGTGCCACCGCTCATCGTGCAGCGCATCTTTGACCAGGCGCTCTTTCCCTCAGACGGTGTGGGCGGCATCGCGGGCCCGCGGCTGGGGCTGCTAACGGAGCTCGTTGGCCTGATGATTGCGATCTTTGTTGCGTCGGCCGGTTTGGGGGTGTGGCAAACCTGGGTGACGTCGACCGTCGGCAACAAGGTGACCGGGGACCTGCGCGTCACCCTCTTCGACCGCCTGCAACGCATGGAACTCGCGTTCTTCACCCGTACCAAGACCGGCGTCATCCAGTCGCGGCTCCAAAACGACGTCGGCGGAGTCGCGGGCGTGCTCACCACCTTCGTCTCGAGCATCGTGGGCAACACGGCCACGGTGGTGGCCTCGCTCGTCGCAATGATCGTGCTCGATTGGCGCCTCACCCTGCTCGCCGTGATCCTGATGCCCGCGCTCGTGGTGGCGCAAAGGCGCGTGGGCCTGGTGCGGCAAAGGATCGCCGCGCGCACCCAGGAATCCCTGTCGGAGATGACCTCGATCACTCAAGAGACGCTATCCGTGAGCGGCATTCTGCTCAGCAAGGTCTACAACCGCCAGCGCCTCGAGTCAGCGCGCTACGCCGCCGAGAACCGCAATCTCATCCGGCTCCAAGTCCAGCAGGCCATGAGCGGGCAGTGGTTCTTTGGCTTAGTCACCGTCATCATGTCTTCGGTGCCTGCCGTCATCTACCTGGCCGCAGGCTGGCTGTTGGCCAGGAGCGGGCAGTCGGGCGGCGAGGCGATCTCCGCAGGTACCGTTGTCGCCTTCACGACGATCCAGGCGAGACTGCTCTTCCCGCTGATGGCGCTCATGAGGGTCGCACTCGAGATCCAGACGTCGCGGGCACTCTTTGCGCGCATCTTCGAGTACCTCGACCTCACTCCGGCCATCGCGGATAGAGACGACGCTCGCGACGTTTCCGACGCCCCCGGCCCCTTGGGTGCGATCGAGTTTCGCGACGTCAGCTTTCGCTACCCCGATGCCAAGGAGGACTCGACGCCGACGCTCGACGGAGTCTCCTTCACAGCGCAGCCTGGCCAGACCCACGCCTTTGTGGGGCCCTCTGGCGCTGGCAAGACCACGATTGTGTACCTCGCGGCGCGACTGCACGAAGCGACGTCGGGCGAGGTGCGGTTCGCGGGCGAGGACGTGCGCGCCTTGGTGGCGGAGTCTGTGGTCGAGCAGGTGGGCGTGGTGACTCAAGAGACGTATCTGTTCCACGCGACGATCGCCGAGAATCTCCGGTACGCCAAGCCGGATGCCACGGATGACGAGCTCGAGCAGGCCTGCGCGGCCGCAAACATCCACGAGACCATCGTGGGTTTCGAGCACGGCTACGACACCGTGGTCGGCGAGCGAGGGTACCGATTGTCGGGCGGCGAGAAGCAGCGCATCGCCATCGCGAGGGTGCTGCTCAAGGATCCGCCGGTCTTGCTCCTTGACGAGGCGACGAGTGCGCTCGACACGGTGAGTGAGAGGGTCGTTCAGGTCGCGCTCGACAGGGCCGCCAAGGGGCGCACCACGCTGGTGGTTGCTCACCGGCTCTCGACCGTCGCCGATGCCGACGTCATCCACGTGGTCGACGGCGGGCGCATCGTGGAGACGGGCACCCACTCGGAGCTCGTGGCTGCCGGCGGGCTCTACGCACGATTGGCGGCGCAACAACTCGACTAG
- a CDS encoding NADP-dependent oxidoreductase, with the protein MRAITYSEFGTPDVLTLTGLPEPRPGPDSVIVEMRAAGINPVDWKARQGYLEGLIDTVFPAVPGWDIAGVVVRVGADAPEFEVGDEVYGYARKDVLGGGTLAEQVAVPVRALAHKPASVSFEQAAAVPLVGLTALRSVRRSHVGAGDNVLIHNGSGGVGGFAIQLARLAGATVVATASPRNHEYLKSLGATPIEYGECLAERARAASPDGFDVILDFAGDGALDSTASVMRDGARVVSVADGKAARRLGGVVVWVRPDAAGLTELARLIDDGSLRVEVARTYPLEAAADAYRELEAGHVRGKLVITP; encoded by the coding sequence ATGAGAGCCATCACTTACTCCGAGTTCGGTACCCCAGACGTCCTCACACTGACCGGCCTTCCCGAGCCGCGGCCGGGACCAGACTCGGTGATAGTCGAGATGCGTGCGGCAGGGATCAACCCCGTTGATTGGAAGGCGCGCCAGGGATACCTCGAAGGCCTGATTGACACCGTGTTTCCCGCGGTTCCCGGCTGGGACATCGCGGGCGTGGTGGTGAGAGTCGGCGCCGATGCCCCTGAGTTTGAGGTGGGAGACGAGGTCTACGGCTACGCGCGCAAGGACGTGCTTGGAGGCGGAACGCTCGCCGAACAGGTCGCGGTGCCTGTACGGGCGCTAGCTCACAAGCCCGCGTCGGTGTCGTTTGAACAGGCGGCCGCAGTGCCCCTCGTGGGCCTCACCGCACTGCGTAGTGTCCGGCGCTCGCACGTCGGCGCTGGCGACAACGTGCTGATCCACAACGGTTCAGGCGGCGTGGGCGGCTTCGCGATCCAACTGGCTCGTCTGGCCGGCGCCACCGTGGTCGCGACCGCCTCTCCCCGCAATCACGAGTACTTGAAGTCGCTGGGCGCCACGCCTATTGAGTACGGCGAGTGCCTCGCTGAACGCGCGCGGGCCGCCTCTCCCGACGGCTTCGATGTGATCCTCGACTTCGCCGGCGACGGCGCGCTCGATTCAACCGCGTCCGTCATGCGTGACGGAGCGAGGGTGGTGTCCGTCGCCGATGGAAAGGCCGCGAGGCGCTTAGGCGGCGTTGTCGTGTGGGTGCGACCCGATGCGGCGGGCCTGACGGAGTTGGCTCGCCTGATCGACGACGGCAGTCTCCGGGTCGAGGTCGCTCGCACCTACCCGCTCGAGGCAGCCGCCGACGCCTATCGCGAACTTGAAGCCGGCCACGTGCGCGGCAAACTGGTGATCACGCCCTAA
- a CDS encoding spermidine synthase codes for MSARFEELDWSATPIGEVSLRRRRDPVTGEDVYEVKLNDEWLMSSQFTAAEIALARLGLARVAQPHPTVVVGGLGLGYTAAAALEDANVGELLVVELLAPVIDWHERGLVPLGPALTSSQRCRFVHGDFFGMSYGDGYDPAHMDRQVDAILLDIDHSPTHLLDDGSVGFYGVEGMRAVASHLRPGGVYAMWSNDPPDAAYLAVLHKVFADVVAEVITFPNPLQRREATATVYVATKP; via the coding sequence GTGAGTGCCAGGTTTGAGGAGCTCGATTGGAGCGCCACTCCCATCGGCGAGGTGAGCCTGCGACGGCGGCGCGACCCCGTCACCGGCGAAGACGTGTACGAGGTCAAGCTCAATGACGAGTGGCTCATGTCGAGTCAGTTCACCGCCGCCGAGATCGCCCTCGCCCGTCTGGGCCTGGCGCGCGTGGCACAGCCGCACCCCACCGTCGTCGTCGGCGGCCTTGGCCTCGGCTATACCGCCGCCGCCGCACTCGAAGACGCCAACGTCGGCGAGCTACTCGTTGTCGAACTCCTGGCACCCGTCATCGACTGGCACGAACGCGGACTCGTGCCCTTGGGGCCTGCACTCACGTCTAGCCAACGATGCCGCTTCGTCCACGGCGACTTCTTCGGGATGTCCTACGGCGACGGCTACGACCCTGCTCACATGGATCGACAAGTCGACGCGATCCTGCTCGACATCGATCACTCCCCCACTCACCTGCTCGACGACGGCAGCGTCGGCTTCTATGGCGTGGAAGGTATGCGCGCAGTCGCGTCGCATCTGCGGCCAGGTGGCGTGTACGCGATGTGGTCAAACGACCCGCCCGACGCCGCCTACCTTGCCGTCCTCCACAAAGTGTTCGCCGACGTCGTGGCCGAGGTCATCACGTTTCCCAATCCGCTGCAGCGGCGCGAAGCCACCGCGACCGTCTACGTGGCGACAAAGCCCTAG